In one Heteronotia binoei isolate CCM8104 ecotype False Entrance Well chromosome 1, APGP_CSIRO_Hbin_v1, whole genome shotgun sequence genomic region, the following are encoded:
- the LTV1 gene encoding protein LTV1 homolog: protein MPHRRKKPFIEKKKAVTFHLVHRSQKDPLTADETAPQRILLPAQEGNDEKQREEQRKYGIFFDDDYDYLQHLKEASGMPELVPSSMQSQQGRIIVTKEGEVEEEIQHIPTPTINLPSSVFASEFEEDVGLLNKAAPVSGPRLDFDPDIVAALDDDFDFDDPNNLLEDDFILNANKPGSIEQEKEGYWESKSGDEDEWEDMEEDEMDGKNICSDGESEGPLSDDNEIGGEMKEFLFMQEETKSRFTEYSMTSSVIKRNEQLTLLDERFEKFFEQFDDDEIGALDNAELEGFIESDSARLQEVLNDYYKEKAKDCVKLDDLEIAEDSELFLNKIEKADEEQEEVVTLIIEEPKEKWDCESILSTYSTLYNHPKLIEVPQKPKPIKVSHKTGILLDVLPKRGLTAKQVECMQMINDSDLPRVSTKPRPKNESKEDHKARKQAIKEERKERRIEKKANKIAFKHEKTRQQKELLNLQQNIQGFKLS, encoded by the exons ATG CCTCACAGACGGAAGAAACCTTTCATAGAAAAGAAAAAGGCTGTAACATTTCATTTAGTACACCGAAGTCAGAAGGACCCTTTGACAGCAGATGAAACTGCACCCCAGAGAATTCTTTTGCCTGCGCAGGAG ggaaATGATGAAAAACAGAGAGAAGAACAGAGGAAATATGGAATCTTCTTTGATGATGACTATGATTACTTGCAACATCTCAAAGAAGCTTCTGGAATGCCTGAGCTTGTTCCATCAAGCATGCAAAGCCAACAAGGCAGGATTATAGTGACGAAAGAAGGGGAGGTTGAAGAGGAAATTCAGCACATTCCA acTCCCACTATAAATTTGCCCTCATCAGTGTTTGCATCAGAATTTGAAGAGGATGTAGGACTATTAAATAAAGCCGCTCCTGTTTCAG GGCCCAGGTTGGATTTTGACCCTGACATTGTCGCTGCACTTGATGATGATTTTGATTTTGATGATCCAAATAATCTTCTCGAGGATGACTTCATTTTAAATGCCAATAAACCTGGGAGCATAGAGCAAGAAAAGGAAGGTTATTG GGAATCTAAATCTGGAGATGAAGATGAATGGGAGGACATGGAGGAAGACGAGATGGATGGAAAGAACATTTGTAGTGATGGAGAGTCTGAGGGTCCTTTGTCAGATGACAATGAAATTGGAGGAGAGATGAAAGAATTTCTTTTCATGCAAGAAGAGACCAAAAGCCGATTCACAGAATACTCCATGACCTCCTCAGTAATAAAAAGAAATGAACAGTTGACTCTTCTGGATGAGAGATTTGAGAAG TTTTTTGAGCAATTTGATGATGATGAAATTGGAGCATTAGATAATGCAGAACTGGAAGGCTTCATTGAAAGTGACAGTGCTCGGCTACAGGAAGTCTTGAATGACTACTACAAAGAAAAGGCAAAAGA CTGTGTGAAACTAGATGACCTTGAAATCGCAGAGGattcagagctgttcttgaataAGATAGAAAAAGCAgatgaagaacaagaagaagttGTAACTTTAATTATAGAGGAGCCTAAAGAAAAATGGGATTGCGAATCCATTTTAA GTACCTATTCAACCTTATATAATCATCCAAAACTTATTGAAGTTCCACAAAAG cccaaACCAATCAAAGTGTCCCATAAGACTGGAATCCTGCTGGATGTTTTGCCTAAAAGGGGACTTACAGCTAAGCAGGTGGAGTGCATGCAGATGATTAATGACAGTGACCTGCCAAGAGTATCCACAAAACCACGTCCCAAAAATGAAAGTAAAGAAGATCACAAAGCCAGAAAACAAGCTATCAAAGAAGAACGCAAA GAACGCAGGATAGAGAAGAAAGCAAACAAAATAGCCTTCAAACATGAGAAAACAAGGCAACAGAAAGAGCTGCTCAACCTGCAACAGAACATTCAAGGATTCAAATTGTCATGA
- the SF3B5 gene encoding splicing factor 3B subunit 5 has product MTDRYTIHSQLEHLQSKYIGTGHADTTKWEWLVNQHRDSYCSYMGHFDLLNYFAIAENESKARVRFNLMEKMLQPCGPPADKPDES; this is encoded by the coding sequence ATGACGGACCGGTACACGATTCACAGCCAGTTGGAGCACCTGCAGTCCAAGTACATCGGGACGGGCCACGCGGACACCACCAAGTGGGAGTGGCTGGTGAACCAGCACCGGGACTCTTATTGCTCCTACATGGGCCACTTCGACCTGCTCAACTACTTCGCTATCGCCGAGAACGAGAGCAAGGCGCGGGTCCGCTTCAACCTCATGGAGAAGATGCTGCAGCCGTGCGGGCCTCCCGCCGACAAGCCCGATGAGTCCTAA
- the ZC2HC1B gene encoding zinc finger C2HC domain-containing protein 1B — MPPQQGNANFNSHNLIPCDICGRRFVQDALLRHEPICRKVFNKKRKPFNSLKQRLQGSEIPTVKRKPPPKNQEKKSNWRQQHENFITTIRAAKLATIAMKEGRPLPPPPPPTINPDYIQCPYCMRRFNETAAERHINFCKEQAARHAFAPGQKGAKKGPGKQTTSKKEPTLTSAVGTLLQNRPQEGTNPSQSEIGYAAEPSAGPAQKKTPIPYGKGAGVPAQGRK, encoded by the exons ATGCCACCACAGCAGGGCAATGCAA ATTTTAACAGCCATAATTTGATTCCTTGTGACATCTGTGGAAGACGTTTTGTACAGGATGCTCTG TTGAGGCATGAGCCAATATGCAGAAAAGTTTTCAACAAAAAGCGTAAGCCATTCAATTCCTTAAAACAACGACTACAAGGAAGTGAAATTCCAACAGTAAAGAGGAAGCCACCACCAAAG AACCAAGAGAAAAAATCTAACTGGAGACAACAGCATGAGAATTTCATTACTACAATCCGAGCTGCCAAACTTGCCACTATAGCCATGAAAGAAGGCCGgcccctgccaccaccaccacctccaacCATTAATCCAG ATTATATTCAGTGCCCTTACTGCATGAGAAGGTTTAATGAGACTGCTGCAGAAAGGCACATCAATTTCTGCAAAGAACAAGCAGCCAGGCATGCCTTTGCACCAGGCCAGAAGGGAGCCAAAAAGGGACCT GGAAAACAAACAACTTCCAAAAAAGAACCAACTTTAACAAGTGCTGTGGGAACTCTGCTCCAGAACAGGCCACAAGAGGGCACCAATCCAAGCCAATCTGAAATAG GATATGCTGCAGAACCTTCTGCTGGACCAGCACAGAAAAAAACACCTATTCCTTATGGGAAAGGGGCTGG GGTTCCAGCACAGGGCAGAAAATAG